Proteins encoded together in one Pontiella desulfatans window:
- a CDS encoding sulfatase family protein, whose product MKLNRIIMGLTALVAAAGSVVADEKPNIVFVLVDDQRNDTLGCAGHPVIQTPNIDRLAAQGVRFENAFVNTSICMASRATIFTGLTQRSHNYRPADPQGSTPVSDAVLMDSFPTQLRQAGYYTGFFGKNHVGFKRGTSKAFDTMFDDWRHLTLGMKKQPDGTMRHSDELVGDESVEFLRQRPTDKPFMLYMSMTIAHAKDSNHSPGMGHYPWPKAVDGMYEDIDPARPRLDDPAIYESMPGFLKESLNRTRYFWRWDTPEKYRTNMRAYYRMLSGMDGIVGRVLAELETQGVRDNTIVIYTADNGYYMGERGLAGKWSHFEESLRVPLIIADPRLPKENGGRVEPSMVMNLDLPTTMLDLAGVPVPEQYQGESLTPFLTGNRPAEWRTECFVEHHQLRTVIPSWAGVRDERYVYARYDRQNPPYEFLHDLKADPDQLKNFVNNPEYAEILDRLRSNTDGYIREYTGGSKPPSDESAEKYTGGEASFNGRQSAKLADVPALSVESKITWRMEVKIHPDCAPGAILMGNRKANGRDYFFKITPSKGVQLFKDRKLLLKIPARIPKGVWTEVRVVKEGPQFTLFINGEAAGTARSNQPLPAMPCYLGGDPATKKEFARCSIRNAYVEGP is encoded by the coding sequence ATGAAGTTGAATAGAATAATTATGGGGCTGACTGCACTGGTTGCGGCAGCCGGCAGTGTGGTTGCGGATGAAAAACCGAATATCGTTTTTGTGCTGGTGGATGATCAGCGCAATGACACGCTCGGATGCGCCGGGCACCCGGTGATTCAGACGCCGAATATTGACCGGTTGGCGGCGCAGGGGGTTCGTTTCGAAAACGCCTTCGTCAATACCTCAATCTGCATGGCCAGCCGCGCCACCATTTTTACTGGACTCACGCAGCGTTCGCATAACTATCGGCCTGCCGATCCGCAGGGGTCCACCCCCGTCTCCGATGCGGTTTTGATGGACAGTTTCCCGACGCAGCTGCGGCAGGCGGGTTACTACACCGGATTTTTCGGGAAAAACCATGTTGGCTTTAAGCGGGGCACATCGAAGGCCTTCGATACGATGTTTGATGATTGGCGGCATTTGACGTTGGGAATGAAAAAACAGCCGGACGGTACGATGCGCCACAGTGACGAACTGGTCGGCGACGAGTCGGTGGAGTTTTTGCGTCAGCGGCCAACCGATAAGCCGTTTATGCTTTATATGAGCATGACGATTGCACATGCGAAGGATTCGAATCACAGCCCGGGGATGGGGCACTATCCCTGGCCCAAAGCCGTGGACGGGATGTATGAGGACATTGATCCGGCCCGCCCGCGGCTGGATGATCCGGCGATTTATGAATCGATGCCCGGATTTCTGAAAGAATCACTCAACCGGACCCGGTATTTCTGGCGCTGGGATACCCCGGAAAAGTATCGCACCAATATGCGGGCTTACTACCGGATGCTGAGCGGCATGGACGGCATTGTGGGACGCGTATTGGCGGAGTTGGAAACGCAGGGTGTTCGGGATAATACGATCGTAATCTACACGGCTGATAACGGGTATTACATGGGAGAGCGCGGGCTGGCCGGGAAATGGTCTCATTTTGAGGAATCCCTGCGGGTGCCGCTGATTATTGCCGATCCGCGTCTTCCGAAAGAGAACGGCGGACGGGTTGAGCCCTCCATGGTGATGAATCTGGACTTGCCAACCACCATGCTGGATCTGGCGGGTGTTCCTGTTCCTGAGCAGTATCAGGGGGAAAGCCTGACGCCGTTTCTGACCGGAAACCGGCCCGCCGAGTGGCGCACGGAGTGTTTTGTGGAACACCATCAACTTAGAACAGTGATTCCGAGCTGGGCGGGTGTTCGTGACGAACGCTATGTCTATGCCCGATACGACCGGCAAAACCCTCCGTACGAGTTTTTACACGACCTGAAAGCCGATCCGGATCAGCTGAAGAACTTTGTCAACAACCCCGAATACGCGGAGATTCTCGACCGGTTGAGGAGCAATACAGATGGCTATATCCGGGAGTATACAGGTGGGTCGAAGCCGCCGTCTGACGAATCGGCTGAAAAATACACCGGCGGCGAGGCCTCTTTTAACGGGCGGCAGTCCGCAAAGCTGGCCGACGTTCCGGCACTGAGCGTTGAGAGCAAAATCACCTGGCGCATGGAGGTTAAGATTCATCCGGACTGCGCTCCCGGCGCGATTCTGATGGGAAACCGCAAGGCAAACGGTCGCGATTATTTCTTCAAGATTACCCCGTCGAAAGGCGTACAGCTTTTCAAAGATAGAAAACTACTCCTTAAGATTCCCGCCAGGATTCCGAAAGGCGTTTGGACGGAGGTTCGAGTCGTTAAAGAGGGGCCGCAGTTTACGCTCTTCATCAACGGGGAAGCCGCCGGGACGGCCCGCTCGAACCAACCCCTTCCGGCCATGCCGTGCTATCTCGGCGGCGACCCCGCTACGAAGAAGGAGTTCGCCAGATGCTCCATCCGCAATGCCTACGTGGAGGGGCCGTAA